From Sporosarcina sp. Te-1, the proteins below share one genomic window:
- a CDS encoding mandelate racemase/muconate lactonizing enzyme family protein, translated as MRIQTIEAFPVAVPLTKPFKTALRTVTTAHSIFVKLTCDDGSVGYGEAPPTHVITGDSMGSVTYAIQEVIAPQLIGLDISHREELFHKLKRSIVRNTSAKAAVDMAIHDLLGQHAKMPLYQLLGGFQNEIDTDFTVSVNDPAEMADDAASYVQNGFQVLKVKVGIGKIEEDIERIRAIRRRVGHAVKIRLDANQGWKPKEAVLAIGRMEDAGLGIELIEQPVLADDVEGLRYVTAHTLTPIMADESVFSAKDALRVLQLGAADLINIKLMKSGGIQEAMKINTLAEAFGVECMVGSMIETKLGITAAAHFAASQPNITRFDFDAPLMLSKDIVAGGIEYDGTLIRFAKAPGLGLDIEGMEEIMKGDGQ; from the coding sequence ATGAGAATTCAAACTATAGAAGCGTTTCCCGTTGCCGTTCCGTTGACAAAGCCTTTTAAAACGGCGTTACGCACTGTGACGACAGCACATTCCATCTTTGTGAAACTAACTTGTGATGATGGTTCGGTCGGTTATGGAGAAGCCCCGCCGACCCATGTCATTACAGGTGATTCCATGGGAAGTGTTACATATGCTATTCAAGAGGTGATAGCTCCGCAGCTGATCGGACTGGATATCTCTCATCGGGAAGAATTGTTCCATAAACTAAAAAGATCCATTGTCCGAAACACAAGTGCAAAAGCCGCCGTCGACATGGCTATTCATGATCTATTGGGCCAACATGCAAAAATGCCGCTCTATCAATTGCTTGGTGGATTCCAAAATGAAATTGATACCGACTTTACAGTAAGTGTCAATGATCCGGCCGAAATGGCGGATGATGCTGCCAGCTATGTGCAAAACGGATTTCAAGTACTGAAGGTGAAAGTCGGTATTGGCAAAATCGAAGAGGATATTGAACGAATCCGTGCGATTCGGAGGCGCGTAGGTCATGCAGTGAAAATCAGATTGGATGCGAACCAAGGATGGAAGCCAAAAGAAGCGGTATTGGCGATCGGTCGGATGGAAGACGCTGGTCTTGGAATTGAACTGATAGAACAGCCGGTGCTTGCAGATGACGTGGAGGGGCTGCGCTATGTCACGGCTCATACGCTCACGCCAATTATGGCGGATGAAAGCGTATTTTCCGCAAAAGACGCTCTTCGTGTCTTGCAATTGGGCGCGGCCGATTTGATCAATATTAAGTTGATGAAATCGGGTGGGATACAAGAGGCAATGAAAATCAATACATTGGCCGAAGCATTTGGCGTGGAATGCATGGTCGGCAGTATGATTGAGACAAAGCTTGGTATAACAGCTGCTGCCCATTTTGCCGCAAGTCAGCCGAATATTACACGGTTTGATTTTGATGCGCCGCTCATGTTATCGAAGGATATCGTGGCAGGCGGTATCGAATATGATGGGACGCTCATTCGATTTGCCAAAGCCCCAGGGTTGGGACTAGACATAGAAGGAATGGAAGAAATCATGAAAGGGGATGGCCAGTAA
- a CDS encoding C40 family peptidase, protein MESTVNMYVCAVPVATVWTAPESAREMDAPGISRPVHLNKWLEKLPYEDRLDLCNANRIQTQLLYGEPVIVDEVMGEWAKVIAVWQSSKKDDRGYPGWVPVVQLKKAEPLEEAGGFIRITEDKAQLWNKDGTPFLLIPFNTILPLINENDTFYTVETPDGERAVRKEDAVRAASVHQFEKKAADMAVELGMQFLDLPYLWGGMSSYGYDCSGFTYNMLKACGHLIPRDASDQATAGIEVPIDNPSMWKKGDLLFFANNEGTGPVRHVGFYYGDGLLLHSHSTGLPIEVLQLKGSKLEHELCAVRRYGIDEGDIL, encoded by the coding sequence ATGGAATCGACAGTGAATATGTATGTATGTGCCGTGCCGGTAGCTACCGTTTGGACAGCTCCAGAATCTGCACGTGAGATGGATGCGCCAGGTATTTCTCGTCCAGTACATTTAAACAAATGGCTGGAAAAGCTCCCCTACGAGGATCGGCTGGATCTATGCAACGCAAACCGCATTCAGACGCAGCTTTTATATGGTGAACCTGTCATCGTCGATGAAGTGATGGGGGAATGGGCAAAAGTGATTGCAGTTTGGCAATCCTCCAAAAAAGATGATAGGGGCTATCCGGGCTGGGTGCCGGTTGTTCAATTGAAGAAAGCCGAGCCGCTTGAAGAGGCAGGCGGGTTTATTCGTATTACTGAGGACAAAGCACAGCTTTGGAACAAGGATGGAACGCCATTTTTGCTTATTCCCTTTAATACGATTCTACCGCTCATCAATGAGAATGATACGTTCTATACGGTCGAAACTCCTGATGGAGAGAGGGCTGTACGGAAGGAAGATGCTGTTCGTGCGGCATCTGTTCATCAGTTCGAGAAGAAGGCTGCAGATATGGCGGTTGAACTCGGTATGCAATTTCTTGATTTGCCATATTTATGGGGCGGTATGTCATCTTATGGCTATGACTGCTCGGGCTTCACGTACAACATGTTGAAGGCGTGCGGTCATTTAATCCCGCGGGACGCAAGCGATCAGGCTACTGCGGGCATAGAAGTTCCAATAGATAACCCGAGTATGTGGAAAAAAGGGGACTTGTTGTTCTTTGCCAACAACGAAGGGACGGGCCCGGTACGTCATGTCGGATTTTATTACGGGGATGGATTGTTGTTGCACTCCCATTCTACTGGACTGCCGATTGAGGTGCTGCAGTTGAAAGGATCGAAATTGGAGCACGAGCTATGCGCAGTTCGCCGCTATGGAATAGATGAGGGGGACATCCTATGA
- a CDS encoding LD-carboxypeptidase, whose product MRIRPERLRRGDVVGIVAPSSPPNQESLKRSLAFLEQLGLKVKFGKHVNDVYGYLAGSDEDRMNDLQDMFADPEVKGIICAGGGYGSARYTDRLDFQLIRENPKVFWGFSDITFLHTGIGLYADVVTFHGPMLASCVGKDSFHPLSAKMFQQLFEPMELHYTEEISPLAAIHKGEAQGELVGGNLSLLSNTIGTKFEIDTTGKLLFIEDIGEEPYRVDGMLNQLRMAGKLADAAGIVVGDFADAEPKKEKPSLSLDEVFQHYLGGLGKPVVKGFKIGHCEPHFAIPLGTLAKLDADARTLTILPGVE is encoded by the coding sequence ATGAGAATTCGGCCAGAGAGACTTCGGAGAGGGGATGTGGTGGGCATTGTGGCGCCATCCAGTCCGCCAAATCAAGAGAGTCTGAAGCGTTCGCTCGCATTTTTGGAACAGCTTGGCCTAAAGGTGAAGTTCGGTAAGCATGTGAATGATGTATATGGCTATTTGGCAGGTTCCGATGAGGACCGCATGAACGATTTGCAGGATATGTTCGCTGATCCGGAAGTGAAAGGCATTATTTGCGCTGGTGGTGGTTATGGATCCGCGCGCTATACGGATCGGTTGGATTTCCAGTTAATCCGTGAAAATCCTAAGGTGTTCTGGGGATTCAGTGATATTACATTCCTCCATACTGGAATCGGACTTTATGCGGATGTGGTAACATTCCACGGCCCGATGCTCGCTTCTTGTGTCGGCAAGGATTCATTCCATCCGCTGTCTGCAAAAATGTTCCAGCAATTGTTCGAGCCAATGGAACTTCATTATACGGAGGAAATTTCACCGCTTGCGGCAATTCACAAAGGCGAGGCACAAGGGGAATTGGTCGGTGGCAATTTATCGCTTCTTTCCAATACAATCGGGACAAAATTTGAAATTGATACAACCGGAAAATTGCTCTTTATCGAGGATATCGGGGAAGAACCATATCGCGTGGATGGCATGTTAAATCAATTGCGGATGGCAGGGAAACTGGCAGACGCGGCGGGGATTGTGGTCGGGGATTTTGCGGATGCGGAACCGAAAAAGGAGAAGCCCTCCCTCTCGCTCGATGAGGTCTTCCAACATTATCTAGGCGGCTTAGGAAAGCCTGTTGTGAAAGGGTTTAAAATCGGTCATTGTGAGCCGCATTTTGCTATCCCGCTCGGCACATTGGCCAAATTGGATGCCGACGCAAGAACATTGACCATTCTTCCGGGGGTGGAATAA
- the ureC gene encoding urease subunit alpha, protein MFGPTVGDKVRLADTDLWIEIEKDYTTYGDEGVFGGGKSLRVSMGQNGQKTSDEGVLDTVITNVMIIDHTGIVKADIGIKDGRIIGIGKAGNPNTMDGVDQDMIIGVGTEVYAGEGLIATAGAIDTHIHFISPQQVDTALNAGTTTFIGGGTGPAAGSRATTVTPGKWHLHRMLQSIEDIPLNIGLFGKGSSAFPEPLVEQIRAGAVGVKIHEDWGATPSALDQSLQIADEYDVQVALHSDTLNEAGFVEDTIKTIDGRAIHVFHTEGAGGGHAPDQLKMAALPNVLPASTNPTKPFTTNTIDEHLDMLMVCHHLKHDVAEDVAFADSRIRPETIAAEDIMQDLGILSIMSSDSQAMGRVGEVTIRTWQTADKMKKQRGPLPQDEGKDNDNYRVKRYVAKYTINPAIAQGISHEVGSIEEGKLADIVLWDPAFFGVKAEVVIKAGIAVYAITGDPNASIPTPQPMMGRRMYGFHGQGPQNIGMTFLPKIAVKEGLPEQLGLKRMIGTVMNCRNVSKSDMKLNSEMPQIEVDPETYEVRIDGELATCEPVSVLPMAQRYFLF, encoded by the coding sequence ATGTTCGGGCCGACAGTCGGGGATAAGGTGCGGCTGGCGGATACGGATTTGTGGATTGAAATTGAAAAAGATTATACGACCTACGGGGATGAAGGCGTGTTTGGCGGAGGGAAGTCCTTGCGTGTCTCGATGGGGCAGAACGGCCAAAAAACATCTGACGAGGGCGTATTGGATACGGTCATTACGAATGTGATGATCATCGACCATACAGGGATTGTGAAAGCGGACATCGGCATTAAGGATGGCAGGATCATTGGAATCGGCAAGGCCGGCAATCCGAATACGATGGATGGTGTCGATCAAGACATGATTATCGGTGTCGGAACGGAAGTGTATGCGGGAGAAGGGTTGATTGCGACAGCGGGAGCGATTGATACACATATCCATTTCATCAGTCCTCAGCAGGTGGATACGGCGTTGAATGCTGGAACAACAACCTTCATTGGCGGCGGCACTGGGCCGGCAGCGGGATCAAGGGCGACAACGGTGACACCGGGGAAATGGCATTTACATCGGATGTTGCAATCAATTGAGGATATCCCGTTAAATATCGGTTTGTTCGGCAAGGGGAGCTCGGCATTTCCCGAACCGCTTGTGGAGCAGATTCGTGCGGGTGCGGTTGGTGTAAAAATTCATGAAGATTGGGGTGCAACCCCTTCGGCTCTCGATCAAAGCTTACAGATTGCCGATGAGTATGACGTGCAGGTGGCGCTCCATTCTGACACGTTGAACGAGGCGGGGTTCGTCGAGGATACAATCAAAACCATCGATGGGCGGGCCATCCACGTGTTCCATACGGAAGGGGCTGGAGGCGGCCATGCGCCAGACCAATTGAAGATGGCAGCATTGCCGAATGTGTTGCCAGCTTCGACAAATCCAACAAAACCATTCACGACTAACACGATAGATGAGCATTTGGACATGCTGATGGTTTGCCATCATTTAAAACATGATGTTGCAGAAGATGTGGCCTTTGCAGATTCGCGTATCCGTCCGGAGACGATTGCGGCTGAAGATATCATGCAGGATTTAGGGATTTTAAGCATCATGTCCTCCGACTCCCAGGCAATGGGCCGTGTCGGTGAAGTGACGATCCGCACATGGCAGACGGCGGATAAGATGAAGAAGCAACGTGGTCCGTTGCCGCAGGATGAAGGCAAAGACAATGATAATTACAGAGTAAAGCGCTATGTCGCAAAGTATACGATCAACCCGGCCATCGCCCAAGGGATTTCCCATGAAGTCGGCTCCATCGAGGAAGGCAAATTGGCGGATATCGTCTTATGGGATCCGGCATTTTTCGGCGTGAAAGCCGAGGTTGTCATTAAAGCAGGAATCGCTGTCTATGCGATAACAGGTGATCCAAATGCCTCCATTCCGACGCCACAGCCGATGATGGGCCGGCGGATGTACGGTTTCCACGGACAAGGGCCGCAAAACATTGGGATGACATTCCTGCCGAAGATAGCAGTCAAAGAGGGATTGCCGGAACAACTTGGACTGAAGCGGATGATCGGGACGGTCATGAATTGCCGCAATGTATCCAAGTCTGATATGAAGTTAAATAGCGAAATGCCGCAGATTGAGGTCGATCCGGAAACGTATGAAGTACGGATTGATGGAGAATTGGCCACGTGCGAACCGGTCAGTGTACTGCCGATGGCACAGCGGTATTTCTTATTCTGA
- a CDS encoding ABC transporter ATP-binding protein translates to MSKQVILSVNDLKRHFDMGHGQTLKAVDGISFEIYRGETFGLVGESGCGKSTAGRTILGLYNKTGGDVLFEGQSVHDMTEKERYQFLKKAQMVFQDPYASLNPRSTVFEIIAEPLEIHGKYKTKAEMRARVNELLVDVGLNADHANRYPHEFSGGQRQRIGIARSLALDPDFIIADEPISALDVSVQAQVVKLLQRLQREKGLTYLFIAHDLSMVKYISNRIGVMYLGHMVELTTSARLYDKPLHPYTEALLSAIPIPDPDIEESRERIILRGELPSPIDPPSGCVFRTRCPYAMPVCAELKPKWLEKEDDHFVACHLHDEAVMKRPDAIPDAVPVASS, encoded by the coding sequence ATGAGCAAACAAGTGATATTATCAGTCAACGATCTAAAGCGGCATTTTGACATGGGTCACGGGCAAACATTGAAAGCTGTGGATGGAATCAGCTTTGAGATTTACCGTGGAGAGACGTTTGGGTTGGTCGGTGAGTCGGGTTGTGGGAAGTCGACCGCGGGGCGGACCATTCTTGGCTTGTACAATAAAACAGGTGGAGACGTGCTGTTTGAGGGACAAAGTGTCCATGATATGACTGAAAAAGAACGGTATCAGTTTTTGAAGAAGGCGCAAATGGTGTTCCAAGATCCTTATGCCTCCTTGAACCCGCGCTCGACTGTGTTTGAAATTATTGCTGAGCCGTTGGAGATTCACGGGAAATATAAAACAAAAGCAGAGATGCGAGCGCGTGTGAATGAATTGCTGGTAGATGTCGGATTGAACGCCGATCATGCCAACCGCTATCCGCATGAATTTTCCGGAGGGCAGCGTCAGCGGATCGGGATTGCCCGTTCTCTCGCGCTTGATCCAGATTTCATTATCGCAGATGAACCGATTTCAGCCCTTGATGTTTCCGTTCAAGCCCAAGTTGTGAAGCTATTGCAACGGTTGCAGCGGGAAAAAGGATTAACGTATCTGTTCATCGCCCACGACCTTTCCATGGTGAAATATATCTCCAACCGGATCGGCGTCATGTACTTAGGGCATATGGTGGAGTTGACGACAAGTGCCAGATTGTATGACAAGCCGCTTCATCCGTACACAGAAGCATTGCTGTCGGCCATTCCGATCCCTGATCCGGATATTGAGGAATCCCGGGAACGTATCATTCTTCGAGGGGAATTGCCGAGCCCGATTGATCCGCCATCCGGTTGTGTATTCCGTACACGCTGTCCTTATGCAATGCCGGTTTGTGCGGAATTGAAACCGAAATGGCTGGAAAAAGAAGACGACCACTTTGTCGCATGCCACTTGCACGATGAGGCAGTGATGAAGCGGCCGGATGCGATTCCGGACGCCGTTCCGGTTGCATCTTCTTAA
- the ureA gene encoding urease subunit gamma: protein MKLSPIEQEKLLLHVAGELALKRKARGVKLNYPEAVALLSHFIMEGARDGKTVAELMSEGKQVLSIDDVMEGVGDMISDVQVECTFPDGTKLVTVHNPIQ from the coding sequence TTGAAACTTTCACCAATTGAACAAGAGAAGCTGTTGCTTCATGTTGCCGGAGAGCTGGCATTAAAACGGAAAGCGCGGGGCGTCAAGCTAAATTACCCCGAAGCTGTTGCGCTTCTTAGTCATTTCATCATGGAGGGAGCGCGCGACGGAAAGACGGTCGCTGAGTTGATGAGTGAAGGGAAACAGGTACTTTCTATCGATGATGTAATGGAAGGTGTCGGCGATATGATCAGCGATGTACAAGTGGAGTGCACTTTCCCGGATGGGACGAAGCTTGTCACTGTGCATAATCCGATTCAATGA
- the ureB gene encoding urease subunit beta codes for MIPGEMKTAEGWIDINAGRPVKKVRVANTGDRPIQVGSHFHFIEVNRFLEFDRECAVGMHLNIPSGTAVRFEPGEEKEVELVEFGGKRHVFGLNQLTEGSTHNREEIIEKAVDGGFKGADN; via the coding sequence TTGATTCCAGGAGAAATGAAGACGGCGGAAGGATGGATTGACATAAATGCCGGTCGTCCTGTAAAGAAGGTTCGTGTAGCCAATACAGGAGATCGTCCCATTCAAGTCGGTTCACATTTTCATTTTATTGAAGTGAACCGGTTTTTAGAGTTTGATCGGGAATGCGCGGTTGGAATGCATTTAAATATTCCTTCTGGTACGGCTGTACGTTTTGAGCCGGGTGAGGAGAAGGAAGTGGAACTGGTTGAATTTGGCGGAAAGCGCCATGTATTTGGGTTAAACCAACTGACGGAAGGTTCGACACACAATCGAGAAGAAATTATCGAAAAAGCAGTGGATGGCGGTTTTAAAGGAGCTGACAATTAA